One window of the Cryptomeria japonica chromosome 7, Sugi_1.0, whole genome shotgun sequence genome contains the following:
- the LOC131030073 gene encoding uncharacterized protein LOC131030073: protein MEEEMSTYRFNSDLPSPSAGVGKLCKEPSRRFSVENFGSKGTAETYKASVNEFWEHSNSENYSPTSADKQIKLIIAKIKQKIRARLNLKFFQKLDESMTSIFCILNELHTKLKKQRIDATRNCRSGLKKMERVCKQIEFAMQEQTDMQRQQFNALQFDILEIKSMMQTMATIKYKTCPCFSSEKECTKYSVADSKSMKRYSSNQQIGNENRKNSGQEGTDIKDDEFLEGFLGFQEISMQEHRIHGIQQVAGHISPVESCGMDEILEVINENEISSLQKGGETRKQWNAMLTDNAETTMPCIHCDDGTNVQDYMVSNACPPEIWKGNIFLVNKKEFTPHLSVEEQNSKKSMNLRNCGSISNFLLPQTSRGSINDIDCNKENFQYNGLGTELSSSAEHYNRCDITEPSQAHECMNEFDKDIFRGEMGKDTDLMDILGNRLPESPVNKDKVLNSNTAEKQRSNTAEHAYAFKELYTEEQPSMKEKKTRLDDLHLSAKKNHCPSRKGVKCQASWLRRPSHRFNEFEVECLVCAVEKFGTGRWRDIKEMYFSTFKFRTATDLKDKWRSLLHSAMRFSINKNFRTTIPVNVLKRVYSVHVNGH, encoded by the exons GAGTGGGAAAGCTTTGCAAGGAACCATCTAGGAggttttctgtagagaattttgGCAGTAAAGGAACAGCAGAAACATACAAAG CGTCTGTAAATGAATTCTGGGAACACTCTAATTCAGAGAATTATAGCCCCACATCAGCTGATAA ACAAATCAAGCTCATTATAGCAAAGATCAAGCAAAAAATAAGAGCTAGGTTAAACTTGAAATTTTTTCAGAAACTGGATGAATCTATGACTTCTATCTTTTGTATCCTTAATGAGTTACATACAAAATTAAAAAAGCAGAG GATTGATGCCACTAGGAACTGCAGGTCTGGTTTGAAAAAGATGGAACGTGTTTGCAAG CAAATTGAGTTTGCAATGCAAGAGCAGACTGATATGCAGAGACAGCAGTTCAATGCCCTTCAATTTGATATTCTAGAAATAAAAAGTATGATGCAGACTATGGCAACAATAAAAT ATAAAACTTGCCCTTGTTTCTCTTCAGAGAAG GAATGCACAAAGTATTCTGTGGCAGATTCAAAATCAATGAAAAGATATTCCTCAAATCAACAGATAGGCAATGAAAACAGGAAAAATTCAGGTCAAGAAGGCACAGatattaaagatgatgaattcCTGGAAGGTTTTCTTGGTTTCCAAGAAATTTCAATGCAGGAACATCGCATTCATGGTATACAGCAGGTTGCAGGTCACATTTCTCCTGTTGAATCTTGTGGAATGGATGAGATTTTGGAGGTaattaatgaaaatgaaataagttCTCTTCAAAAGGGTGGTGAAACAAGGAAGCAATGGAATGCTATGCTGACAGACAATGCAGAAACTACCATGCCATGCATACATTGTGATGATGGAACCAATGTGCAGGATTATATGGTATCCAATGCTTGTCCTCCTGAAATCTGGAAGGGAAACATCTTCCTGGTGAACAAAAAAGAATTCACTCCCCATCTTTCTGTTGAAGAGCAGAATTCTAAAAAATCTATGAATTTGCGAAATTGTGGTAGCATTTCAAACTTTCTGTTGCCTCAAACCAGCAGAGGATCAATAAATGATATCGATTGCAATAAGGAGAATTTCCAGTACAATGGATTGGGGACAGAGCTATCATCTTCAGCAGAACATTATAATAGATGTGACATTACTGAACCATCACAAGCTCATGAATGCATGAATGAGTTTGACAAGGACATTTTTAGAGGAGAGATGGGGAAAGACACAGATTTGATGGACATTCTTGGCAACAGATTACCAGAATCTCCAGTAAACAAGGATAAAGTTTTGAATTCAAATACAGCTGAGAAGCAGAGATCAAATACGGCAGAGCATGCATATGCTTTTAAGGAACTTTATACAGAAGAACAACCTAGTATGAAGGAGAAGAAAACAAGACTAGATGATTTACACTTATCTGCTAAAAAGAACCATTGTCCTTCTAGAAAGGGGGTCAAATGCCAAGCTTCTTGGTTGAGACGGCCATCTCATCGGTTTAATGAATTTGAAGTAGAATGCCTGGTTTGTGCTGTTGAAAAGTTTGGAACTGGAAG GTGGCGAGATATTAAAGAAATGTATTTTTCTACCTTTAAATTCCGCACTGCGACAGACTTAAAG GATAAATGGAGATCTCTGCTCCACTCTGCTATGCGTTTCTCAATTAACAAGAATTTCCGGACCACAATCCCAGTGAATGTCTTGAAACGAGTATATTCAGTTCATGTTAATGGACACTAA